From a region of the Ammospiza nelsoni isolate bAmmNel1 chromosome 24, bAmmNel1.pri, whole genome shotgun sequence genome:
- the TMPRSS4 gene encoding transmembrane protease serine 4: MDSASERLNGRGPYTRPKSSRPSDSFKRVGILVLAVVLTLACLVAIGFLVKIYLDHHYLFCKQPLKLVPLKQVCDGHLDCLQGEDEANCPQWFSEGPPAGARVSKDRSILQVFQSHTDTWSCVCHDHFTPALARAACEQMGYSSTPTFQGVEVSAGQPLPPREVVLSNGSLQVLEPGRKCLSGLVVSLFCSNCGQSVRTPRVLGGSPAAIEAWPWQVSLQYRKEHICGGSIIAPGWVLTAAHCFKNNPIIQSWRVKAGSDLLSGAATIAVEKVFLAEVTPASPKDNDIALVKLRSPVHDSDSTKPICLPYFDEELVPGTPLWVIGWGYTEERGKLSERLQQAEVELIDAQSCNLAAYHGDVTDRMLCAGLPQGGVDTCQGDSGGPLLYSGGHWQVVGIVSWGQGCGTPSTPGVYTSVRAYLDWIYAVRRSEL, from the exons ATG GACTCGGCCTCGGAGCGGCTCAACGGCAGAG GTCCCTACACGAGACCCAAATCCTCCAGGCCATCAGACTCCTTCAAGCGTGTTGGGATCCTCGTCCTGGCCGTGGTGCTCACCCTGGCCTGCCTGGTGGCCATCGGGTTCCTGG TGAAGATTTACCTGGACCACCACTACCTGTTCTGCAAGCAGCCCCTGAAGCTGGTGCCGCTGAAGCAGGTGTGCGACGGGCATCTGGACTGTCTGCAGGGCGAGGACGAGGCCAACTGTCCCCAGTGGTTCTCCGAGGGGCCACCAGCCGGGG CCCGCGTGTCCAAAGACAGATCCATCCTGCAGGTGTTCCAGAGCCACACAGACACCTGGTCCTGTGTGTGCCACGACCACTTCACCCCGGCGCTggccagagctgcctgtgagcAGATGGGCTACAGCAG CACCCCAACTTTCCAGGGCGTGGAGGTGAGCGCggggcagcctctgccccccCGCGAGGTCGTGCTGAGCAACGGGAGCCTCCAGGTGCTTGAGCCAGGCAG gaaATGCCTCTCGGGGCTGGTTGTGTCACTCTTTTGTTCCA ACTGCGGGCAGAGCGTGCGGACCCCGCGGGTGCTGGGGGGCAGCCCGGCCGCCATCGAGGCGTGGCCCTGGCAGGTGAGCCTGCAGTACAGGAAGGAGCACATCTGCGGGGGCAGCATCATCGCGCCCGGCTGGGTGCTGACGGCCGCGCACTGCTTCAA GAACAACCCCATCATCCAGAGCTGGCGTGTGAAGGCCGGCTCGGACCTGCTGTCGGGCGCTGCCACCATCGCCGTGGAGAAGGTGTTCCTGGCCGAGGTGACCCCCGCGTCCCCCAAGGACAACGACATCGCCCTGGTGAAGCTGCGCTCCCCCGTGCACGACTCAG ACAGCACCAAGCCCATCTGCCTGCCCTACTTTGATGAGGAGCTGGTGCCGGGCACCCCCCTGTGGGTGATTGGCTGGGGTTACACAGAGGAGCGCG GGAAGCTGTCGGAGCGCCTGCAGCAGGCTGAGGTGGAGCTCATCGACGCGCAGAGCTGTAACCTGGCCGCCTACCACGGCGATGTCACCGACAGGATGCTGTGTGCCGGGCTGCCCCAGGGCGGCGTGGACACCTGCcag GGGGACAGCGGCGGGCCCCTGCTCTACTCGGGAGGGCACTGGCAGGTCGTGGGCATCGTcagctggggccagggctgcGGCACCCCCAGCACACCTGGAGTCTACACCAGCGTCCGTGCCTACCTGGACTGGATCTACGCCGTGCGCAGG TCGGAGCTCTGA
- the SCN4B gene encoding sodium channel subunit beta-4, with translation MPEIPRHRAQGGAGSRSLPAAHLGQAPAACISLTPPLHSCSSRGSPSPQPATQGWLGSACCWGAPVGGVLEGKVLKLKDAGDTNKPCLHVLAIAFALEVSVGKTNTVTALNNSNVLLPCTFATCIGFQDLVFKWYFNTTELIYHGKIKAKTTEPTLVWHNPRVEFVGSTTKKDNNISIVLNGVEFSDAGKYTCYVKNPKERNAEQNATIFLTVVHKMVETDNTVTVIIVSVVGGLIGLLILFMLIKRVVLFIIKKMQDGKKECLVSSSGNDNTENGLAGSKAEQKAPPKA, from the exons ATGCCCGAGATCCCCCGCCACAgggcgcagggaggggctggcagccGTTCCCTCCCCGCTGCACACCTGGGGCAGGCTCCGGCCGCCTGCATCAGCCTCACGCCCCCGCTGCACTCCTGCTCCTCCCGCGGGTCACCCTCGCCCCAGCCCGCaacccagggctggctgggcagcGCTTGCTGCTGGGGCGCTCCCGTGGGAGGCGTTTTAGAGGGCAAAGTTCTTAAGTTAAAGGATGCTGGAGACACAAACAAGCCAT gtTTGCACGTCCTGGCCATCGCCTTCGCCCTGGAGGTGTCGGTGGGGAAAACCAACACGGTGACAGCTCTGAATAACTCCAatgtcctgctgccctgcaccttCGCCACCTGCATAGGCTTCCAGGACCTGGTCTTCAAATGGTATTTCAACACGACAGAGCTG atTTACCACGGCAAGATAAAGGCCAAGACCACGGAGCCCACCCTGGTGTGGCACAACCCGCGGGTGGAGTTCGTGGGCTCCACCACCAAGAAGGACAACAACATCTCCATCGTGCTGAACGGCGTGGAGTTCAGCGATGCTGGCAAGTACACCTGCTACGTCAAGAACCCCAAGGAGAGGAACGCCGAGCAGAACGCCACCATCTTCCTCACCGTGGTGCACAAGA TGGTGGAGACGGACAACACTGTGACCGTCATCATCGTGAGCGTGGTGGGGGGGCTCATCggcctcctcatcctcttcaTGCTCATCAAGAGGGTGGTGCTGTTCATCATCAAGAAGATGCAGGACGGGAA gaaggagtgTCTTGTGAGCTCGTCAGGGAACGACAACACCGAGAACGGCCTGGCCGGCTCCAAGGCGGAACAAAAAGCTCCACCAAAGGCATGA
- the SCN2B gene encoding sodium channel subunit beta-2, giving the protein MGPEGWLPRPTLLLAGLTLLLSLAPPRMGMEVMAPPIINALNGSSVKLSCTFNSCYKVENKQFSLNWTYQECSNCSEELFLQFRTKIMNKQLDRFGNRVEFTGNPAKYDVSFTLKNVQLEDEGTYNCYVLNPPDRHRGHGKISLKVLTQEPPKHDSTVAVIVGASVGGFLAVVILVLMVVKCVRRKKQQRLNTDDQKTEEEGKTDGEGNPDEGTK; this is encoded by the exons ATGGGCCCGGAAGGCTGGCTCCCGCGGCCCACCCTGCTCCTCGCTGGCCTCACCTTGCTCCTCTCGCTGG CGCCCCCGAGGATGGGCATGGAGGTCATGGCCCCCCCCATCATCAACGCCCTGAACGGCTCCTCTGTGAAGCTCTCCTGCACCTTCAACTCCTGCTACAAGGTGGAGAACAAGCAGTTTTCCCTCAACTGGACGTACCAGGAGTGCAGTAACTGCTCGGAGGAGCTG TTCCTGCAGTTCCGCACCAAGATCATGAACAAGCAGCTGGATCGCTTCGGGAACCGCGTGGAGTTCACCGGCAACCCCGCCAAGTACGACGTGTCCTTCACCCTCAAGAACGTGCAGCTGGAGGACGAGGGCACCTACAACTGCTACGTGCTGAACCCCCCGGACCGGCACCGGGGCCACGGCAAGATCAGCCTCAAGGTGCTCACCCAAG agccccccaagcACGACTCGACGGTGGCCGTGATCGTGGGCGCCTCCGTGGGCGGCTTCCTGGCCGTGGTGATCCTGGTGCTGATGGTGGTGAAATGCGTGCGCCggaaaaagcagcagaggctCAACACGGACGACCAGAAGAcggaggaggaagggaagacaGATGGTGAAGGCAACCCCGACGAGGGCACCAAGTAA